A window from Drosophila miranda strain MSH22 chromosome Y unlocalized genomic scaffold, D.miranda_PacBio2.1 Contig_Y2_pilon, whole genome shotgun sequence encodes these proteins:
- the LOC117193696 gene encoding vicilin-like seed storage protein At2g28490, producing MRLTLLALIGVLCLACAYALDNQQDENQNNEQVIGLLDVADQGSAHANEGDREARQYGWGGRGGGWGGRGWGGRGWGGGWGGRGWGGGWGR from the coding sequence ATGCGTCTAACACTGCTCGCCCTCATTGGCGTTCTGTGCCTTGCCTGCGCCTACGCCCTGGACAACCAGCAGGATGAAAACCAAAATAACGAGCAAGTGATTGGCCTGCTGGACGTGGCCGATCAGGGATCTGCCCATGCCAACGAAGGCGACCGAGAGGCTCGGCAATATGGCTGGGGAGGCCGAGGAGGCGGCTGGGGAGGACGCGGATGGGGAGGGCGCGGATGGGGTGGCGGCTGGGGTGGCCGCGGATGGGGTGGTGGCTGGGGCCGATAG
- the LOC108160842 gene encoding odorant receptor 47a, with product MSTTENFILVQKTTIAMLGFDLFSGSGEMWKYRYRCINVYSIATIFPFILAAVIHNLKNVMLLADAMVALLITILGLFKFSMIIYLRKDFWRMIDTFRHLMTHEGAQGEEYAQIIITANKQDQRVCGIFRSCFFLAWALNSVLPFVRMGLSYWLSRHVEPELSFPCLFPWDIHNKRNYALTFLWCAFASTGVVLPAVSLDTIFCSFTSNLCAFFKIVQYKVLRFKSETPVESQAKLNKIFALSQKSLDMCTELNHCYEPIICAQFFISSLQLCMLGYLFSITFSQTEGVYYASFIATIIIQAYIYCYCGENVKTESALFEPSTIVPVPVHLSLSTDQHDAGISRIPHHRLLL from the exons ATGTCGACAACGGAAAACTTTATTCTGGTGCAGAAGACCACCATCGCCATGCTTGGCTTTGATCTATTCAGCGGCTCTGGTGAGATGTGGAAATATCGGTACAGGTGCATCAACGTGTACTCCATTGCGACCATCTTTCCGTTCATCCTGGCGGCCGTGATTCATAACTTGAAGAACGTAATGCTGCTGGCGGACGCTATGGTGGCCCTGCTCATCACTATATTGGGCCTCTTCAAGTTCAGCATGATCATCTATCTGCGAAAAGACTTTTGGCGGATGATTGACACGTTTCGCCACCTGATGACCCATG AGGGGGCCCAGGGCGAAGAGTACGCCCAGATCATAATCACGGCCAACAAGCAGGATCAGCGGGTGTGCGGCATATTCCGGTCTTGCTTCTTCCTGGCCTGGGCCCTGAACAGTGTCCTCCCCTTTGTGCGAATGGGTCTGAGCTACTGGCTGTCACGGCATGTCGAGCCAGAGCTGTCCTTTCCCTGTCT CTTTCCCTGGGACATCCACAACAAACGCAACTACGCGCTGACCTTCTTGTGGTGTGCATTTGCCTCAACAGGAGTGGTCCTGCCAGCCGTCAGCCTGGACACCATCTTCTGCTCCTTCACGAGCAACCTGTGCGCCTTCTTCAAGATCGTCCAGTACAAGGTGCTGCGCTTTAAGAGCGAAACCCCAGTGGAGTCGCAGGCGAAGCTCAACAAGATCTTTGCTCTGTCCCAGAAAAGCCTTGACATGTGCACGGAGCTGAACCACTGCTACGAGCCGATCATCTGCGCCCAGTTTTTCATTTCCTCGCTGCAGCTCTGCATGCTCGGCTACCTCTTCTCGATCACCTTCAGCCAGACGGAGGGCGTCTACTATGCCTCCTTCATTGCCACCATCATCATCCAGGCGTACATTTACTGCTATTGCGGCGAGAACGTGAAGACGGAGAGCGCACTCTTCGAGCCATCTACGAtagtccctgtccctgtccatcTGTCGCTCTCTACTGATCAGCATGATGCGGGCATCTCACGGATTCCGCATCACAGGCTACTTCTTTGA